The proteins below come from a single Anguilla rostrata isolate EN2019 chromosome 3, ASM1855537v3, whole genome shotgun sequence genomic window:
- the adat3 gene encoding probable inactive tRNA-specific adenosine deaminase-like protein 3, with protein MEPQCKRRKASESETVAWGVFPVLSDEQSQDAELLEAYAAPIINKKETSRLVKELASIYPLPGVQHIKRVRACKDSGSLNPLEVIVCLVRDVQPIPNNEDLSISALLPSDRVDISGLGKPFLVKVPAYPPLTRPQFEQASRHWPTSFHEDKRVTVALKGQLFTADQKAKMQKFMTAAVMAAKAGRALGMDAVGAVIVDPQTERVLATSHDCRGGANPLHHAVMVCIDLVARGQGGGAYKFDRYPTCQFSVPTSSPHQSRTVISPSVDLLGLDQAEQSWVPYICTGYDLYVTREPCVMCAMALVHSRIGRVFYGVASEDGALGTKYKIHTQKDLNHHFEVFKGVLEQECEELKQDGALIK; from the coding sequence ATGGAACCACAGTGCAAACGCAGAAAAGCGTCAGAGAGTGAAACCGTGGCCTGGGGCGTTTTCCCCGTACTTTCGGATGAACAGTCCCAGGACGCAGAGTTACTGGAAGCCTATGCGGCTCCCATCATCAACAAGAAGGAAACCTCTCGCCTCGTGAAGGAGCTGGCCTCCATCTACCCGCTGCCCGGTGTTCAACACATCAAGAGAGTGAGAGCATGCAAGGACAGTGGCAGCCTCAATCCTTTAGAAGTCATTGTGTGTTTGGTGAGAGATGTACAACCGATTCCCAACAACGAGGATTTGTCCATCTCAGCCTTACTCCCCTCAGACAGAGTCGACATCAGTGGATTAGGGAAACCATTCCTGGTGAAAGTCCCTGCATATCCTCCATTAACCAGACCTCAGTTTGAACAAGCCAGCAGACACTGGCCAACTTCATTCCATGAGGACAAACGGGTGACTGTGGCTTTGAAAGGACAACTGTTTACTGCCGACCAGAAAGCCAAGATGCAGAAATTTATGACTGCTGCTGTAATGGCGGCAAAAGCAGGACGAGCGCTGGGAATGGATGCTGTTGGCGCCGTCATTGTTGATCCACAGACTGAGAGAGTACTTGCTACGAGTCATGACTGCAGGGGAGGCGCTAACCCTCTACATCATGCCGTTATGGTCTGCATTGATCTTGTGGCTCGgggccaggggggcggggcttacaaGTTTGACAGGTACCCCACCTGTCAGTTTTCAGTCCCAACTTCTTCACCTCACCAAAGCAGGACGGTCATTTCCCCCTCCGTGGACCTGCTTGGCTTGGATCaagcagagcagagctgggtACCGTACATATGTACTGGGTATGATCTCTATGTGACCCGCGAGCCCTGTGTCATGTGCGCAATGGCACTGGTCCACTCCAGGATAGGCAGGGTGTTTTACGGAGTCGCTTCAGAGGACGGTGCCCTGGGAACCAAGTACAAAATCCACACGCAGAAGGACCTTAATCACCACTTTGAGGTTTTCAAAGGAGTTTTAGAACAGGAGTGTGAGGAACTCAAACAGGACGGTGCACTAATTAAGTAG
- the ormdl1 gene encoding ORM1-like protein 1 — MNVGVAHSEVNPNTRVMNSRGIWLTYALGVGMLHIVLLSIPFFSVPVVWTLTNVIHNLGMYVFLHAVKGTPFETPDQGKARLLTHWEQLDYGVQFTSSRKFFTISPIILYFLASFYTKYDTTHFVINTASLLSVLIPKLPQLHGVRIFGINKY, encoded by the exons ATGAATGTTGGTGTGGCCCACAGCGAAGTGAACCCCAACACGCGGGTGATGAACAGTAGGGGTATCTGGCTGACCTACGCGCTGGGTGTCGGGATGTTGCACATTGTTCTCTTGAGTATTCCTTTCTTCAGCGTCCCGGTCGTCTGGACCCTAACTAACGTTATTCATAATTTG ggtatgtatgtatttttgcatgCTGTCAAGGGGACTCCATTTGAGACTCCTGACCAAGGAAAAGCCAGACTCCTGACACACTGGGAGCAGCTGGACTATGGCGTGCAGTTCACATCTTCTAGAAAGTTCTTCACAATTTCGCCAATAATTCT ATATTTTCTTGCAAGCTTCTACACAAAGTATGACACAACACACTTTGTAATCAACACGGCTTCGCTTCTGAGTGTGCTCATCCCCAAACTACCGCAGCTTCACGGAGTTCGAATCTTCGGCATCAACAAATATTAA